A window of the Butyricimonas virosa genome harbors these coding sequences:
- the nuoH gene encoding NADH-quinone oxidoreductase subunit NuoH: protein MFDFSTITQWVDELLRSFLPHAAATLVEFILIGLCLLVGYAVIALVLIYVERKVCAFFQCRIGPNRVGPYGTIQSVADMIKMLTKEIIDINHVDRFLFNLAPFVVIIASVLAFGCIPFAKGLHVIDFNVGIFFLIAVSSIGIVGILLAGWASNNKYSLIGAMRSGAQMISYELSIGLSILTVVVFTGSMQLSTIVEGQADGWLLFKGHIPACIAFIVYIIAGTAETNRGPFDLPEADSELTAGYHTEYSGMHFGFFYLAEYLNMFVVASVASTLFLGGWMPLHVPGWESFNQIMDYIPSIFWFFGKTAVVIFIIMWFKWTFPRLRIDQLLRLEWRYLLPINLINLFLMVIIVVFKLHF from the coding sequence ATGTTTGATTTCTCAACTATAACACAATGGGTAGACGAACTCTTGAGGAGTTTTCTCCCGCACGCTGCTGCCACGCTGGTTGAGTTTATCCTGATCGGGCTTTGCCTGCTCGTGGGATACGCCGTGATCGCCCTCGTGCTGATCTACGTGGAACGTAAAGTGTGTGCCTTTTTCCAGTGTCGTATCGGACCGAACCGGGTGGGGCCTTACGGGACCATACAGAGCGTGGCCGATATGATCAAAATGTTAACCAAGGAGATCATCGACATCAACCACGTCGACCGATTCCTGTTCAACCTCGCCCCTTTCGTCGTGATTATCGCGTCGGTACTGGCATTCGGTTGTATTCCCTTCGCAAAAGGACTACACGTGATCGACTTCAACGTGGGAATCTTCTTCCTGATCGCCGTATCATCCATCGGTATCGTGGGAATCCTGCTTGCCGGGTGGGCCAGTAACAACAAATACTCGTTGATCGGAGCCATGCGAAGTGGTGCGCAGATGATCAGTTACGAGTTATCCATCGGGTTATCCATCCTTACCGTGGTAGTATTCACCGGAAGCATGCAGCTCTCCACGATCGTGGAAGGACAGGCAGACGGGTGGTTGCTATTCAAAGGACATATCCCGGCCTGCATCGCGTTTATCGTTTACATCATCGCCGGAACCGCCGAGACAAACCGGGGCCCCTTCGACTTGCCGGAGGCCGACTCGGAGTTGACCGCGGGGTACCACACGGAGTATTCCGGTATGCACTTCGGGTTCTTCTACCTCGCCGAATACTTGAACATGTTCGTGGTAGCATCCGTGGCCAGCACCCTGTTCTTAGGCGGTTGGATGCCATTACACGTTCCCGGCTGGGAAAGCTTCAACCAAATCATGGATTATATTCCTTCCATCTTCTGGTTCTTCGGGAAAACAGCCGTGGTTATATTCATCATCATGTGGTTTAAATGGACCTTCCCGCGGTTGCGTATCGACCAGTTACTCCGCTTGGAATGGCGTTACCTGCTGCCGATTAACCTGATCAACCTTTTCCTGATGGTGATCATTGTCGTATTTAAACTACATTTTTAA
- a CDS encoding 4Fe-4S dicluster domain-containing protein: MKSIIRYITSFFKGLFSLLTGMKVTLREFFTKKTTEQYPENRATLKMFDRFRGELVMPHDENNHHKCIACGICEMNCPNGTIKITSEFVTDETGKKKKILIKYRYDLGSCMFCQLCVKMCPQQAIEFKPTFEHAVYTRSKLVKYLHDERI, encoded by the coding sequence ATGAAGAGTATTATAAGATATATTACCTCGTTTTTCAAGGGACTTTTCTCGCTGCTGACCGGGATGAAAGTCACGCTACGGGAATTTTTCACCAAGAAAACGACGGAGCAATACCCGGAGAACCGGGCCACGTTGAAAATGTTTGACCGTTTCCGGGGTGAACTCGTGATGCCTCACGACGAGAACAATCACCACAAATGTATCGCTTGCGGCATCTGCGAGATGAACTGCCCGAACGGGACCATCAAAATCACGTCCGAATTTGTCACGGATGAAACCGGCAAGAAGAAAAAGATATTGATAAAATACCGGTATGATTTAGGTAGCTGTATGTTCTGCCAGCTCTGCGTGAAAATGTGCCCTCAACAAGCCATCGAGTTCAAACCCACGTTCGAACACGCCGTCTACACGCGCAGTAAACTGGTGAAGTACCTGCACGACGAAAGAATTTAA